GTTGTGCCTCTACCACTGGTAGAGGCTGAACTACTTTGACTTTTGGAGGTGCCTTGCGCGGACTTGGCAAAGAAGTTTTCGGCAATTCGGGTGGAAAGCTTTCTTCCTTGGGAGTTGCTTTCACCTCAACTTCTTTGACTTGTTTCTCCTTTTGTGGTGTAATCTTCGACTGCACTTGGTCATAGCTTACCGTAGCTCTGCCTTCAGGAGTTCGGGCAGCACGCTTTAAAGAAACGAGGTATTCGTACTCGTCTTCTGGTAAGGTACTTTTGAGCAAGCGACTAATTGTCGAATTACTAACTTCATAGCGTTCTGCCAAAGTTGAAGTTGTTTCGGCAGTCTCTCGATATAACTTAAGAATTTCTTGTTTATCAGAATCTGTTAATTTTCTCACGGTAGACACCAAATTTTTGTTAAGCTCGTTTTCGTCCGCCGACACGCCGCGATCGGCTCAATGATGCGTCATATTCCAAGGCTGCGCCCATGCCAAATAACACTCCACTCATTACCCAAAATACCTCTAGTATCTCTCCACTTTGATAATTGGGAATCCAATTAGTGGCATATTGAAACCACATATCTGCTATGTAGAGCGAAAACGCTGCGGCTGCAATCATTCGCCAAGACAGAGAAGCTCGTCCGCCCCAAAAAGCTAGCAGTAGCATGGTGGCGATAATTAACAATAACACGTCGCTGACAATGTAAACGGTACTTAAAATCGGAGCGATATTTTCTACTCCTGATGGCACTTCGAGGCTGATATCTGCTCCTTGTGGTTGATGAGAAATCAGCCACGCCAAAGCGCTGCCAAATGCTCCAATTGCCAACACAATCATCCACTGCCATTTTTCCAGATTGAGTCGCCTAGAAGCAACTGCTAAAATCATGCCTACACCAAGGAACAAATAAGTTACCACAAAAAATACATCACCTAGGGAAACGATTGGCTCTTCTTTTAATACTATTTCCGTATAGCCGAAAAATATTCCGCCGAGAAAATAAGAAAGCATCCCGATGCCAATTGCCAGCCAAACATTGCGATCGCTGACAATTTGCGGACTGCGCCAATTCCTTAAGCATAATATCCCGGCACTTAAATAAGCCAATGCTTCAAAAATATTTGTACCAATTACGTACCAGGCAGCACGACTTTGTGTGCCGTCTGCTCCTGGAATTTTGGCACTAAACAACAAAAAGTACAATAGTGCCAGCACACCCCAGGCAATACTAGCCAAAACGATGTTTCTCGTTTTGAACAGGGATTTAGTCGGATATGAATTGTTGTAAGATGCTCTCATATGGCTTAACTGTATAAATACATTCACAGCAGTATTTTGGCAATTGGGTGCAGTCAACGGTTGATGTGACTTACGGAGTTTATTTAACTTCAAAGCGTAGTCGAAAATTTTTTCACCAAAAGAAACTGCCGATGATATGTTGGTTATTGCCATAGTTTACTCAGTGGAGATTGATTTAGCCAACTGATAAAGTGCGATCGCTCTCCCGATGGCATATCTTGTAATGTACCAGCCACAAGTTTTGCAAAGTTGGCATTGCCAAAATATCCTTTCCCCAATCGATGCAATTCTTGCAAAAGCAGAATTACATGATTTTCTTGCCAAGCGGGAAGTTTGGCTAACTCCAATGGGTTGGTTGTCAGCAAGTTACGAGCTGTCTCTGATGAGGATACCTGGGGAAATTGCTTTTGTTGCAAAACGGACGCAATATCTTTCTCAAATAATGACGCTTGTCGAGTCCCTAAAAGCTCTTCAATGTCAATATAAACCGCTTGCAGTAGCAATAAACTCGCTTGGATCAAAATTCCTGTCTTGCTATGACTACCAGTGTCACTATCTAGTTGCTCTAAACGGATTTTACCCCAAACGCTGTAGCGCTCCGGTTCCTCTAGCAAGACACAGGCTTTACCTCGATTATCAGTTAATTCCCTCCACAACGCTCTAGCTTCTTCCTCTTGATTAGCCTTGAAGACGCTAATCAAACGAAACGTTAGCTCCTGATAATAAAGGATCGGCACTTGCTGATCCCGTTTTGGGTGCTGAATCGACGATATTTCAACATCCTGCCGTTTGAGAATAAACATGGCACACCGAAATTAACTTTTGACAGGGGCATTCTTGATATGCTATCTATAATGGCACCGCAAGCTTATTGGCTCATAGTGCTTTCTTCTGGGCTTTTGGTTTGAGTGTATCCATTTGTTCCAACTCATTCACAACACAATATACAAGCGTACAATACTCCCTAATTGAACGTTTTTCGTCTAAATTGGTAAGAGCGCAACTTCTTCAAGCCGCTCGAAGTGAAAATGCATAATCTATAATAGATTGCATTTTGCTGACTCTCACGTATATAATAAAAACTGACTCTCATGAGAGCCAAGAATTTCTGTTGGGCGCATAGCTCAGTTGGATAGAGCAACAGATTTCTAATCTGTCGGCCGCAGGTTCGAGTCCTGCTGCGCCCGTTTTATTCGTTGATATTGTATTCAAGTTCCTCTGGCATAGCTAAAATAAGTCTCATTTCTGCATGGATTTCCCTGTGACAGTTGGCACAAACTAAAATACATTTGTCTAGTTCAGCTTTGGCTTTTTCAAAGCTATAGACTTTTCCTGCCGACAGTGGCAAGTCTTTTTCTAAAGGATTTATATGGTGAAATTCTAGGGCATCTATGCAGCGATTGTAACCGCATCTTGAGCATTTGCCTCCTTTATGAGCAACACATTTTTCCTTAAACCGTCGCATTCGCTCTATAGTTTGTCTGTTGGTACACTCTTTACAATATGGGCTGAGGTGTTTACCACTCCTTCTTTGATAAAATGCTTCTGCTGCTAGTTGCTGTTTGCATCTTGGACAAGTTTTGCTTGACTTATCTCCAACAAGCGTTAAATCAACAGTGTTATGCCTACCATAGGGTGAACAGTCAAGGCAAAATTTCCGGTTTTGAACATTTTTCACCTTTCCCTCTATAAGTACTCTATTGGGAAACCCAGATCCACATTTTTTACACTTTGGCATTCTTTTGTAGCTTAACTGGATATTATCAAATTATTATCCAATAATAAAGTTGCTTTGGGAAGTATGTGAAAAATGTCGTGGCTAAGTGCGTTAAGTATCTAATGAACCTGGGAACAATAAGACTGTACAGATAAAAATCTGTTAGTCAATTAGGGTAAAAAAACATGAGTTATTCATCAAATGCATGGAATGATGCACTTTCCGAGGTTGGTGATGGTGGTGTCATAGCAAAAATTTTAGGAGTTGCATACGACTCAGCACGTTTTAGTCTCAAACACTGTGCGATTACATGCTCCTTCAACTGTAAAGGTCGCTATGAGATTTTGGTTACATAGCGCGGCAATCATGTTCACTCGACCCTCACGCCGTCCTGATTTGAGTGCATGGAAGCGCTCGCCTTTTTCATTCCAACCGTAATCATACGTGTCTCGACTATCCATCCCAGACTCATCAAGGTACACAATTTTTTCTGGAGGTAGGGTGGACAACTGCATTATGAACGCCTGTCGTTTGTCCTCATTGCGCTCACGATAGCCATAGGTCTTTTTTTTCGCGTGAAGCCAATTTTTTTCAATGCCCGTGAGATGGTGCGATCGCTAATCTGATCGTCCCAAAGCTTCGCCATCTCGGCTTGGGTTTTATCCCCATGCATAAGAGCGAACTCACGAAATTTCTCCCAGTCAGTGATCTTATGACCATTACCGGGAGGCTGATTGGGCAAAGCTTGGAAGTCGCCTGTTTCGGCTTGTCGCAGAGCGCCATAAGTTTATGGTATTGCGGCTAATATTGAACACAAGACTTGCTTCGCTTTTCTTCAGCCCATCGAGTTCAATGGCTTGGATGACCTTTTGACGAAGGTCGTAACTGTAAGGTTTAGGCATGGGTGAGCGTGAGCGCGGGCGGCAGCAAAAAGAACTACTTCCAGTTTATGCTTAAACCGCCTTGGCGATTGCTATATCATATCGTAGAAATGTGCGGCGTACTTGCTGAAATCTACGGTTTAGACACTAGCGATGACACAGTAAAAGCTTTTGTGTTAGCTGGTGCTTCAGGGGATTCTGACCTTACGGATAGAGCTTTTAAGCTTGCAGAACTAGGGATGATGAATGCTGCCGCTAGAGAAGCAGCTCTGAAGCCTTTAATAAAGACCCTCCTAGTACCTATACTGAAGGCTTTAGGGGTCAAGGTTGGTGTTAGAGGTGGAATTAAGTTTGCAGAATTAATTCCTGTTGCAGGTGCGATTGTTGGTGGTGGAACAAATTGTTATATGGTGAATAGTACAGGACATAAGTTTCTAGATAAGTTAAAACGGATGAAGTAAGCTTTCAAGTCTTAGCATTTTGCTTGTAGGGATAGTAGCATTTCTACTATCTCTTAGTCGCTTAATAGTGAACATGCTACAGTGGTTTAAGTTGCTCTAAAACCTGAGAATCAAGATACTTTTGTTCAATTATCTCAACAGAGTTATCACACCATTTAGCCACTACAGCAGTGGGAACAACGGCAGGTGCTTCAAGCCGGGAAACCCGTCCAACGCACTGCCTCCCCTTAGCAATTTGTTCTGAGATGAAAGTATCACGACAAGAATATGGGGTTGTTTTGCGTTCTACTAAAGAATCTACAATTTTATCCCAGGCACGGCGTGAAAAATTTCTATAATGTATTGATAATCCTTCCGGAGAGGGAAATACTAAAGATTCTGGTTCCGGATTTTCCGGCTTAATTTCTAAAAGTAATTGCTGTAGTTTTTGGTTACAGTTAAACACTCGCTTTTTATTATTCTTAGAACCATTAACTCTGACTCTTTCACCGTTACCTACCTGAACTAATGCACTTTCAAAGGTAATCCTAGAACAATCCGATATAACATGTTTCCACTGTAAACCGATCGCTTCCGAAGGTCTACAGCCAGTTAAAAATAAAAACTCTACAAATGGTGCATAATAACTGTAGCCTATACCTTTAGTTGGTTTGTGATTTCTAAAAGCCTGAATTATTTTTTGCTTTTCCTCTTCACTGAAAGCATTAGGTTGTGAATCATCTTGCCATTTATGCTTGGGGAGTTCATTATACATTCCATCAAAAGGATTATTTGTAACTAAACCGTGTTTCATTCCCCATTTACAGGCTGCTGAAAGATACATCAGTACATCTTTTACTTGTGAATTGGTTGTTTGTTGCAACAGCGCAAGACGAATTTTTATAGGTTCATCCAATAATTGATATGGACAGCGTTTAATATGTTTTTCAAGTACAGCTAATTTATCCAGCGTTGTAGGTTTTAAAGCTTGACGCTTGCAGTCAATATACTTATCCCACAATTCCGAAATTGTTGATACCTTCTGCGCTTTTTCTGGTTTGACTATAGATAAATGTCTCTGCGGTTTGTACTTGTCAAGTGTTTCATCAAAGCAGTTAGCTTCGATGTCTAGTTCTATTTGATGCACTTTTTGTTCTGCTAGCTTTTGATTTTCTGGAGTGTCAGTCAATCCAAGGGTTAGGTATTTGTTTTGTCCATCAAATAGCTGACGGGGTAAGTGAAGCCGCAACCGTCCTCTAAAAGACTCAATACCGACACAACCTTTACGATTTCTCAATTGTACCTTGTCTACCATTTGTCTATCAAAATAATGTATTCAGTTAAATGATAGACAAATGATAGACAAAAAGCAATCAAGATAGACAAAACTACCCTGGAAAAAACTATTACTGTACACTCTGTAAAATATTTATAAGCGGCAATGCCTTATAAATTAAGGCTTTTGCCGCTTTACAATCTATAATATTCAAAAGCCCGTGACGAGGATTGAACTCGTGACCTCACCCTTACCAAGGGTGTGCTCTACCACTGAGCCACACGGGCAAAATAGCTTTAAATATTGTAAGTGTTAATTTCTCAACTATGCTAACGCATAATTCAATCTAAAATCAACACTGATGATTTGTAATGAGGTGGGCCGAGCTGGATTTGAACCAGCGTAGCTTTCGCAACGGATTTACAGTCCGTCTCCATTAACCACTCGGACATCGACCCATTTATCTCACGATTATTAATAGTACCATAAGGTTTTAGAAATGCCAATACTTTTTGCAAAGAAATTTGCGGAAAGTTTGAGCGGAGGTTTCCGACGCTCGCGGACTCGCTAACGCTACGCTATCCGTTCGCCCTTGGCGTTGCCGTTCGCGGAGCGTCTCCCTCTGGGAGAAGGCATCAAAGCTTTACAAGACAGAGTAATGGCATTGCCGGAACAAAACGTATAATAAAGCTAGGTTTACAAAGGGAATGTGAGCGATTCGGCAATGAAGACGCAAGCTTAATGGTCTGTGGATGACTATCATCGCATGGTTCAAGCGGGAATTCTGAGCGTAGACGCGCGGAGCGCGGCTTGTCGCCAGACATCGCCGTGTAGAATTGCACGAGGCGCGAAATTGTTGAAATGAGTCCAGAAAGCCCGATTCATTACAGTACGGCAAAACGAGGCGCGAAATACAAGCGACGAGTTACTCTATAAACTAAAAATTTCCGTACAATCATCCTTTTGAGGATATTATACGGAAAAAATTCTGATGTTATTCAAAAAACAACAGGGTTAGATTAACAATTCTCCAGTTTCTTGCAGCGAGTGCAAGCGGCGGTAAATTCCTTCATGACGCAACAATTCATCATGACTACCCACTTCAACAATCCTACCTTGATCGAGAACTACAATCTTATCTGCTTCGCGGACTGTACTCAAACGGTGAGCAATAATTATTGTGGTGCGAGTTCCTTGAATCGATCGCATGGCTAATTGAATCAATCTCTCAGACTCGTAATCTAAGCTAGATGTCGCTTCATCAAAAACTAGCACGTCTGGTTCAACTAATAAAGCCCTAGCAATTCCTAAACGCTGTCTTTGTCCTCCAGATAACCTCACACCACGTTCACCGACAACTGTGTAATAACCTTCAGTTAAAGTGCGAATTACGTCGTCTAATTTGGCAATTCTACAGGCTTCTTCAACTTGCTGAAAACTCGCGCTTCGATTGCCATATCTTAAATTATCCAGCAAAGTACCGTTAAAAACGTCTACTTCTTGGTGAACGATCGCTAAACGTCGGCGATAATTACCAACATCTAATGTGACAATATCTTGCCCATCAATTAATATCCTCCCATGATTCGGATCAAAATAGCGAAACAGCAATTTCACTAAAGTAGATTTCCCGGAACCGGATCGCCCAACGAGTGCAACTGTCTGATATGGTTCAATTAACAAGTTGATGTCTTGCAAAACCGGACGGTTAGCGTCGTACCCAAAAGTTACGTTAGAAAACTCAACTTTACCTGTAAAACTATAACCCGATCCAGTTTCTACCAAACTAGCTGCATCTACTCCAATCGGCTGCTTCATTAATTCGTGATACCCCAACATTGAAGCATAACGACGGGCAAAAATCTCCGCTAAGTTGCTGATCGGTTCCAACTCGGCATAAGCCATGCTGGAAACTGTTAAAGTCGTGAGAAAGTGTCCTAAGGAAATTTCACCTTTTACCGTAGCTGCTAAAGTTAAACCCAGTATTGCAAACACGCAAAACTGAACAAATGCTGTTCTGAAAGTACCCAGCTTGATGTAACCAAGATGGATGCGGTAATCTACTACTTTAAACTCGCGGTCAAGTCGTTGTTTTTGGCGTTTAAATTCTAGTGCTTCTGTGGCAAATGCTTTAACTGTTTTGATGTTAGTGATAATTTCTGAGTTGCGGCTTTGGGTATTTTCCATGTATTTATCTAGCCGTCGTTCTTGTTCCATCAGCTTGTTTAAATCTTTCAGGGTGAAGCTGAGGATTATCACGAACGAAATCAAAAATAGTAGAGCAATGCGCCACTCAATCAACAAGATAACTACAAAAATTCCCAATACTCTAAACAGTTTGGGAATCATTTGTCCGGCGACTTCCGGATAAGTCCAAGTATGATTTTCTAAACCTCTAGATATTTTACCAGCAATGCGTCCGGGATTATTTACGTCATAAAATTCTAACGGCAAAGTGAGTATTTTCGCTATCGTTTCTTTAAAGTGATCTCGCTTGGTACGCAAAGCAATATCCCAATGAAACCACCAAGTTGACCAGATTTGAATCGGCGCTCTGGCAACGGTAACTAAGAAGATTACAGTCATTAGCACTGCCAAAGATGATAACCGATTTTGTGGTAATTTAATCAGGTTAACAATTGCTGCGATCGCATTCTCTATTGCATTATCTAGCGGTTGTCCCGAAAGGACGTTTAAAATTTGCCCTGTGGCATATGGTACAACCAAATCGATAATTTCAAAGATGCCCGCTGCGGCAATACTAAATATAACCGCTACTCGATAGCGATCGTAATATTTGATAATGTCTCTAAATTTTGCCATAATGCACCCTATTTAATGAGTTATCAGTGATGTTGGATCAGGGGTAATGGGTAATGGTGAGCCAGCGCGGTCTTCTCCCTTTGGGAGAGGCGCTCCGCCAAGGTCCGGCAGTGCGGTCTTGGTGTCGGACCAAGTAGAGCATCTGGCGTGGTCTCCCCCATGAGCGACTTCAGAACCCCGAAGGGGGTAATGGATAACGTACTTTTATGATTTTCACGTTCCCAATTACCGCGTTCCCAATGCCCAATTACCAATTACCGCATTCCCAATGACTGCTCACTTTTCACGTTTAACTCTTCACTATTTGAGGTTGTAGTTGAGCCACAGACTTCTAATACTACAATTGTAACTTAATGTAGTCAAGGAGTTATAGAGTAAATCATCCTTTGGGAGTAGCTGACACTTGGGAGGGAAAAAATTCTAAGCGATAGCGATAAAGGGCGACTGGATGAGAGCCGGCTTTAAAGTAATCTGGATCTTGGGGTGAAAGGTAGACAGCAGTCACTTGATCTGCTTCTATTACTGGATTAGATGTAGAAAGTTTGCGGTAAGCGGTTGTTGATTCTACGGAGTTGAAATAAGGATTAGAACCACCTTTAAATAGCTGCTGAAAGACTTCTGTAGTGATGAACTTATTATCCGGTGTAGTTTCTGTAGCGCGTCCGGTGACAATAGAAACTAACTGAAGATTCCCTTTTAACAATGTAATTTGACGATTGGGCGATTTTGGATCTACTTTGACTGATAGCACGCGATCGCCTAAATAAGTCCGTGCTAAATTCAAGCTATTAAATGCCCTATCCGCAACTACAACGGGCAATTTTTTATCTATCCGAGGTATGAGTTTTAAACCAGAAACAGGCAATTGCTCTTTTACAAATCGTACTGGAAAACTCACAGTTTGATTTAGCTGTCGGCGATTACCCTCAAAACCAGGTGTAACTATATCTGGCGCTAAAGGCGCAGCCAAATCTATTAAAGTACTTTTAAGCTGCCAATTACCCGCCATCCAGTCAGGATAAATCAAATCACCTTCAGGCGATCGCACCGTAGTTATTTTTTCCCATTGAGGAAAATTCGCCAACCTTTGACCCTTCGGGTCAGCAAATTTCCCATCCTTCGCACGCGCCAAGACGGGAACTTGCTGACTTAATTCTCCCGCTGCTGCTTCTAGACCAGACAGCATAAATAAAAAAATCAAGCAAACACTTAAAATCGCTTTCATAGCAAACATTAGAGATATATATTACAAAGTATTAATTTTTATTTGATTAAAAACTCATTTAATTATAAATATTATTAAATTTTCTTTATTAAAATTAACATATACAGCAATAAACTAAACAAAAACATAACTATCTAATCTAATTTATTGGGGTTACAGAGAAGCAAGCATAGCTAGAATAATTTTAATTTATCCTTACTCGCTGGTCTTTTAGAAGTTTTAGGTAAGTAAATCTTCATAATTCTCCTTAATTAAGGTATTATTGAATTAAATAGTGTCATTTCATGTGTATAATACCTAAAAAATCAAGTATTTATACTTAATTACCTGATTTTAATTATTTAGTGATTGTAGAATTACTTATTTTTAAAGCTTGACCGTATACTATGCTTCTATGGGGTGCTATAAATAAAGGGCAAGTAGGTTTGAACTAAAGTCAGGTATAAAACTTGCTCTTGAGCCGGCTGGTGCTTCAGGAGGAAACCTCCTTTGAACGCACTCTCCGTGAAAATATTTTTGGGGTGCTATTTCAAATAAATTTCTATTTATAGTTCTTGAACTAATGAGCCTATCTAGTTCTTTTACGGATTTTTCCTTAGCGGAATTATTCCAACTGATTGACCAAGGGCGAAAATCAGGTTGTTTAAGTGTCTGTACTTTACCAAACCTTCATGCTGCTGGATCTAAATCCCTACATTACTATATCTGGTTTCGCCAGGGGCGTATTGTCGCTGCGGCTAATCGCTTAAATGGTCAGGAATTGATATCTAAAATAATCAAAAGAAAGTGGTGTAACCTGCTGAAAGAAAATATTTCTAGAAGTGCTACAGGAACACCTTTGGGTTTAGAGTTGAAAACCGAAGGATTGCTGAGTGCTGAACAGCTCAATCTACTATTTGCGAGTCAACTGCAACAAGTTCGGGAACTGTTTGAAATTCAAACTGGTGTATTTAAACTTGATAGCAAGGCTACTTTGCCTTGGACAGAGATGACAGGATTAAGCCTAAGAGCAACTGAAGTAGCGCTGATGGCTTTGAGAGCATTGAAAAATTGGGAAGTATTAGCTGATGTACTTCCAGATGTCAGTTCTGGCATTAAAAGTATTACACAAAACAAACCACAATTTCGCTTGAATCCTTTCGAGTGGCAAGTGTGGGAGTTTGCGAATGGAACTGTTGATTTAAGTGCGATCGCCTTTCAACTCAATCAACCTACATTAATAGTTCAAAAAGCTGCTTTTCGGCTAATGCTTGCAGGTTTGGTAGAAGAAGTTTCTTTACACCAATGTACACCCGAACTAAATAATTATCCGATGGATGAAATTCAAGGAAATGCCTTTAATTGCGGACAAAAAAAAGCCCAAGAACCAAACATGCTGAAGGTAAGTACAGCATTTTTACAAAATTTAGTCGGTTTTTTAAGGAGTAAAGCTTAATGGAAATCCTACGCATAGTAATTACGGGTGGCGTAGGTGCAGGAAAAAG
Above is a genomic segment from Tolypothrix sp. NIES-4075 containing:
- a CDS encoding DUF4388 domain-containing protein; this translates as MSLSSSFTDFSLAELFQLIDQGRKSGCLSVCTLPNLHAAGSKSLHYYIWFRQGRIVAAANRLNGQELISKIIKRKWCNLLKENISRSATGTPLGLELKTEGLLSAEQLNLLFASQLQQVRELFEIQTGVFKLDSKATLPWTEMTGLSLRATEVALMALRALKNWEVLADVLPDVSSGIKSITQNKPQFRLNPFEWQVWEFANGTVDLSAIAFQLNQPTLIVQKAAFRLMLAGLVEEVSLHQCTPELNNYPMDEIQGNAFNCGQKKAQEPNMLKVSTAFLQNLVGFLRSKA
- a CDS encoding Npun_F0813 family protein, with the protein product MFILKRQDVEISSIQHPKRDQQVPILYYQELTFRLISVFKANQEEEARALWRELTDNRGKACVLLEEPERYSVWGKIRLEQLDSDTGSHSKTGILIQASLLLLQAVYIDIEELLGTRQASLFEKDIASVLQQKQFPQVSSSETARNLLTTNPLELAKLPAWQENHVILLLQELHRLGKGYFGNANFAKLVAGTLQDMPSGERSHFISWLNQSPLSKLWQ
- a CDS encoding DUF6816 family protein, with the translated sequence MFAMKAILSVCLIFLFMLSGLEAAAGELSQQVPVLARAKDGKFADPKGQRLANFPQWEKITTVRSPEGDLIYPDWMAGNWQLKSTLIDLAAPLAPDIVTPGFEGNRRQLNQTVSFPVRFVKEQLPVSGLKLIPRIDKKLPVVVADRAFNSLNLARTYLGDRVLSVKVDPKSPNRQITLLKGNLQLVSIVTGRATETTPDNKFITTEVFQQLFKGGSNPYFNSVESTTAYRKLSTSNPVIEADQVTAVYLSPQDPDYFKAGSHPVALYRYRLEFFPSQVSATPKG
- a CDS encoding HNH endonuclease produces the protein MKNVQNRKFCLDCSPYGRHNTVDLTLVGDKSSKTCPRCKQQLAAEAFYQRRSGKHLSPYCKECTNRQTIERMRRFKEKCVAHKGGKCSRCGYNRCIDALEFHHINPLEKDLPLSAGKVYSFEKAKAELDKCILVCANCHREIHAEMRLILAMPEELEYNINE
- a CDS encoding ABC transporter ATP-binding protein produces the protein MAKFRDIIKYYDRYRVAVIFSIAAAGIFEIIDLVVPYATGQILNVLSGQPLDNAIENAIAAIVNLIKLPQNRLSSLAVLMTVIFLVTVARAPIQIWSTWWFHWDIALRTKRDHFKETIAKILTLPLEFYDVNNPGRIAGKISRGLENHTWTYPEVAGQMIPKLFRVLGIFVVILLIEWRIALLFLISFVIILSFTLKDLNKLMEQERRLDKYMENTQSRNSEIITNIKTVKAFATEALEFKRQKQRLDREFKVVDYRIHLGYIKLGTFRTAFVQFCVFAILGLTLAATVKGEISLGHFLTTLTVSSMAYAELEPISNLAEIFARRYASMLGYHELMKQPIGVDAASLVETGSGYSFTGKVEFSNVTFGYDANRPVLQDINLLIEPYQTVALVGRSGSGKSTLVKLLFRYFDPNHGRILIDGQDIVTLDVGNYRRRLAIVHQEVDVFNGTLLDNLRYGNRSASFQQVEEACRIAKLDDVIRTLTEGYYTVVGERGVRLSGGQRQRLGIARALLVEPDVLVFDEATSSLDYESERLIQLAMRSIQGTRTTIIIAHRLSTVREADKIVVLDQGRIVEVGSHDELLRHEGIYRRLHSLQETGELLI
- a CDS encoding tyrosine-type recombinase/integrase; the encoded protein is MVDKVQLRNRKGCVGIESFRGRLRLHLPRQLFDGQNKYLTLGLTDTPENQKLAEQKVHQIELDIEANCFDETLDKYKPQRHLSIVKPEKAQKVSTISELWDKYIDCKRQALKPTTLDKLAVLEKHIKRCPYQLLDEPIKIRLALLQQTTNSQVKDVLMYLSAACKWGMKHGLVTNNPFDGMYNELPKHKWQDDSQPNAFSEEEKQKIIQAFRNHKPTKGIGYSYYAPFVEFLFLTGCRPSEAIGLQWKHVISDCSRITFESALVQVGNGERVRVNGSKNNKKRVFNCNQKLQQLLLEIKPENPEPESLVFPSPEGLSIHYRNFSRRAWDKIVDSLVERKTTPYSCRDTFISEQIAKGRQCVGRVSRLEAPAVVPTAVVAKWCDNSVEIIEQKYLDSQVLEQLKPL